Proteins from a single region of Thermodesulfovibrionia bacterium:
- a CDS encoding TIGR00282 family metallophosphoesterase, protein MKILFIGDIVGKPGRTALKKGLPQLRSQFDIDLVIANAENAAGGFGITEQVGKEILALGVDVMTSGNHIWDKKDAIEYIAKENRLLRPANYPDGVPGHGTIIVKTSKGEKAAVLNISGRVFMNQLDSPFTIAKKQVALLKKETNIIIVDIHAEATSEKLAIGFYLDGEVSAVIGTHTHVQTADEQILPKGTAYLTDVGMTGPTDSILGVEKGLVLSRFLTHIPVRFETANGESVLSCALIDIDAATGRSTAIERIQLKFP, encoded by the coding sequence ATGAAAATATTGTTCATAGGCGACATTGTCGGAAAGCCGGGCAGAACGGCATTGAAGAAAGGCCTGCCGCAGCTCAGAAGCCAATTCGATATTGACCTTGTTATCGCCAATGCAGAGAATGCTGCAGGAGGCTTCGGAATTACAGAACAGGTCGGCAAAGAGATATTAGCTCTCGGAGTCGATGTGATGACATCAGGCAACCACATCTGGGACAAGAAAGACGCTATCGAATATATAGCAAAGGAGAACCGTCTGCTGAGGCCTGCCAATTATCCTGACGGCGTGCCGGGCCACGGCACAATAATCGTAAAAACGAGTAAAGGCGAAAAGGCGGCGGTTCTGAATATTTCAGGCAGGGTCTTCATGAACCAGCTTGACTCGCCTTTCACCATTGCCAAAAAGCAGGTTGCCCTCCTTAAAAAAGAGACAAATATCATCATCGTTGATATTCATGCTGAAGCAACCTCTGAAAAGCTGGCTATCGGTTTTTATCTCGACGGCGAGGTCAGCGCTGTTATCGGGACACATACTCATGTGCAGACAGCGGATGAACAGATATTGCCCAAAGGCACAGCCTATCTTACAGATGTGGGCATGACCGGCCCGACAGACTCAATTTTAGGAGTAGAAAAAGGCCTGGTGCTCAGCAGGTTCCTGACGCATATACCAGTCCGATTCGAGACGGCAAACGGCGAATCGGTATTGTCATGCGCATTGATTGATATCGATGCCGCAACAGGAAGATCAACAGCCATAGAACGGATACAGCTCAAATTCCCATAA
- the rny gene encoding ribonuclease Y, whose product MMANIIMYVVAALAAGLVTGAVVSAAFQKKSSESKIKDIENKSSKALEDALKEAGTIKKEAQLEAKDIILKVKSDSEKEERERRLELNQLDKRLHQREETLDRKLDQMDKKEIRFNQRETDLSNKEKTIQKKHEDLEKMTSQQTEVLERIANMSADEAKKELFQKVEEESKFEISKLTKKLEDEALEASDRKSKKIICTAIQRYSSDYVSENTVSTVALPSDEMKGRVIGREGRNIRALEAATGVEFIIDDTPETVLLSCFDPVRREIGRISLTRLLADGRIHPARIEEIVSKVEKEIATTIKEEGEKAVFDLGLHGIHPELIKLIGRLKYRTSYGQNVLQHSKEVAHFASIMAAELKGNVKLAKRAGILHDIGKAIDHEIEGSHQVIGADFAKKYGENEKVVNAILVHHEEGDPITIEATLVAAGDALSAARPGARKESLEGYIKRLERLEEIATSFEGVSKSYAIQAGREVRILVKPEDISDERSAQISRELAKKIEEELTYPGQIKVTVIRESRFVEYAK is encoded by the coding sequence TGTTGCTGCTCTTGCTGCCGGGCTTGTCACTGGAGCGGTTGTATCTGCCGCATTCCAGAAAAAGAGCTCCGAGAGCAAGATAAAAGATATCGAAAACAAATCCAGTAAAGCTCTGGAAGATGCGCTCAAGGAAGCAGGCACAATAAAAAAAGAGGCTCAGCTTGAGGCCAAGGATATTATTCTCAAGGTAAAGTCCGATTCTGAAAAAGAAGAGCGGGAACGCCGTCTTGAACTTAACCAGCTTGATAAAAGATTACACCAGAGGGAAGAGACGCTGGACAGAAAACTGGATCAGATGGATAAGAAAGAGATAAGGTTCAATCAAAGGGAGACTGACCTTAGCAACAAAGAAAAAACGATACAGAAAAAGCATGAAGACTTAGAGAAGATGACCTCCCAGCAGACCGAAGTACTGGAGCGCATCGCAAATATGAGCGCTGATGAAGCTAAAAAAGAACTCTTTCAAAAAGTGGAGGAAGAGTCAAAGTTCGAGATCTCAAAGCTGACCAAGAAACTTGAAGATGAGGCTCTCGAAGCTTCCGATAGAAAATCAAAGAAGATAATCTGCACAGCTATACAGCGTTATTCAAGCGACTATGTGAGCGAGAACACCGTCTCCACAGTCGCCCTTCCCAGCGACGAGATGAAAGGAAGGGTCATAGGCAGAGAGGGAAGAAATATCAGGGCTCTGGAAGCGGCCACAGGCGTGGAGTTCATTATTGACGATACACCCGAGACCGTACTGCTCTCATGCTTCGACCCTGTAAGAAGAGAGATCGGAAGGATATCACTTACACGCCTTTTGGCAGACGGAAGGATACATCCTGCAAGGATAGAAGAAATAGTCTCAAAGGTAGAGAAGGAGATCGCTACCACGATAAAAGAAGAAGGGGAAAAGGCGGTCTTTGATCTCGGGCTGCACGGCATACACCCTGAACTGATCAAGCTGATCGGCAGGCTGAAATACCGTACATCCTACGGCCAGAACGTGCTTCAGCACTCCAAAGAGGTCGCACATTTTGCAAGTATAATGGCTGCCGAACTCAAGGGTAATGTGAAGCTTGCCAAGAGGGCCGGCATCCTTCATGACATAGGCAAGGCGATAGATCATGAGATCGAGGGGTCGCATCAGGTCATCGGCGCTGATTTCGCAAAGAAGTACGGTGAGAACGAAAAGGTAGTTAACGCTATCCTCGTCCATCACGAAGAAGGCGACCCGATAACGATTGAGGCCACACTTGTAGCAGCTGGCGACGCTCTCTCTGCCGCAAGGCCGGGTGCAAGAAAAGAGTCTCTTGAGGGCTACATAAAGAGGCTGGAACGGCTGGAGGAGATTGCTACATCTTTTGAAGGGGTAAGTAAATCCTATGCAATACAGGCAGGAAGAGAAGTAAGGATACTGGTCAAACCCGAGGACATAAGTGACGAGCGTTCAGCGCAAATATCAAGGGAGCTTGCCAAAAAGATAGAGGAAGAACTGACTTATCCGGGCCAGATAAAGGTCACTGTTATAAGAGAATCAAGATTCGTGGAATACGCGAAATAA